From Mycolicibacterium nivoides, a single genomic window includes:
- a CDS encoding AurF N-oxygenase family protein: protein MASTSSDAAPLDADYQDLLQTLSEGSVRRRFDPYLDIAWDSPDLAIDLDDPRWVLSPNVDPLGATAWYQSQPLARQIEIGRWRTLNSVKVGAAFESILIRGLMAFIMKLPNNSPEFRYALHEMTEECNHIQMFQELVNRSGVDVPGMRPLFRRLSPYIGLVGQYSPTAFMAGILAGEEPIDHFQKGLIREGANIPPAVLRTMQIHIAEEARHISWAHEFLKTHLPERSWRMKAFASVAFPLTLRWLAHEIVAPPKSFGEEFGIPRAVIKDAFWRSPHSRKILSGYFGEMRSLSEELGLMNRVGRWVWKRCGIDGEAARYRGVPDREAVALA from the coding sequence ATGGCTTCCACCTCGTCCGACGCCGCACCTCTGGATGCGGACTACCAGGATCTGTTGCAGACGCTGTCCGAAGGTTCCGTGCGCCGCCGCTTCGACCCCTACCTGGACATCGCGTGGGACTCCCCCGATTTGGCCATCGACCTCGACGATCCTCGCTGGGTGCTGTCACCGAACGTCGACCCGCTCGGCGCCACCGCGTGGTACCAGTCCCAGCCGCTGGCCCGGCAGATCGAGATCGGCCGCTGGCGGACCCTCAACTCGGTCAAGGTCGGCGCCGCCTTCGAGAGCATCCTCATCCGCGGGTTGATGGCGTTCATCATGAAGCTGCCCAACAACTCCCCCGAGTTCCGCTACGCGTTGCACGAGATGACCGAGGAGTGCAACCACATCCAGATGTTCCAGGAGCTGGTCAACCGCAGCGGTGTAGACGTGCCGGGCATGCGGCCGCTGTTCCGCCGGTTGTCGCCGTACATCGGCCTGGTCGGCCAGTACTCCCCCACCGCGTTCATGGCGGGCATCCTGGCCGGTGAGGAGCCGATCGATCATTTCCAAAAGGGCCTGATCCGCGAGGGCGCCAACATTCCGCCCGCGGTGCTGCGGACCATGCAGATCCACATCGCCGAAGAGGCACGCCACATCTCGTGGGCGCACGAATTCCTCAAAACCCATCTGCCGGAACGGTCGTGGCGGATGAAGGCGTTCGCGAGCGTCGCATTCCCGCTGACGCTGCGCTGGCTGGCACACGAGATCGTGGCTCCCCCGAAGTCGTTCGGCGAGGAGTTCGGGATCCCGCGCGCGGTGATCAAGGATGCGTTCTGGCGCAGCCCGCACTCACGCAAGATCTTGTCCGGCTACTTCGGCGAAATGCGTTCCCTCAGCGAGGAACTCGGCTTGATGAACCGAGTCGGCCGGTGGGTGTGGAAACGCTGCGGAATCGACGGCGAGGCCGCCCGCTACCGCGGTGTGCCGGACCGCGAAGCGGTTGCCCTCGCCTGA
- the cysD gene encoding sulfate adenylyltransferase subunit CysD translates to MTVTDLLHVDELRLLEAEAVHIIREVVAELQRPVLLFSAGKDSIVLLRLAEKAFRPSPLPFPVLHVDTGHNFPEVIEFRDRRTTGVGHKLLVGSVQETIDSGRVADPGPGASRNRQQTRTLLDALEAGGFDAAFGGARRDEERARAKERILSFRDEFGQWDPRAQRPEPWSLYNGRIRKGEQVRVFPLSNWTELDIWRYIELENLELPSIYFAHEREVFERDGILLAVSEYAQPAGSERAAVEWVRYRTVGDLTITGAVRSEATTIDRVITEISAATVSERGETRADDRTSVAAMEDRKREGYF, encoded by the coding sequence ATGACGGTCACTGATCTTTTGCATGTCGACGAACTGCGCCTGCTGGAAGCCGAGGCGGTGCACATCATCCGCGAGGTGGTCGCCGAATTGCAGCGCCCGGTGCTGCTGTTCTCCGCGGGCAAGGACTCCATCGTCCTGCTGCGCCTGGCCGAGAAGGCTTTCCGCCCTTCACCGTTGCCGTTCCCGGTGCTGCACGTGGACACCGGGCACAACTTCCCGGAAGTCATCGAGTTCCGGGACCGCCGCACCACCGGCGTCGGACACAAGCTGCTCGTCGGGTCGGTGCAGGAGACGATCGACAGTGGACGGGTCGCCGATCCGGGCCCGGGAGCCTCCCGTAACCGGCAGCAGACCCGCACGCTGCTCGACGCACTGGAGGCCGGCGGATTCGACGCGGCGTTCGGCGGCGCCCGCCGCGACGAGGAGCGGGCACGTGCCAAGGAACGCATCCTGAGTTTCCGTGACGAGTTCGGTCAGTGGGATCCGCGGGCCCAGCGCCCCGAACCGTGGTCGCTGTACAACGGCCGGATCCGCAAGGGCGAGCAAGTACGGGTGTTCCCGCTGTCGAACTGGACCGAGCTGGACATCTGGCGCTATATCGAACTGGAAAACCTTGAGCTGCCGTCGATCTACTTCGCCCACGAACGCGAGGTCTTCGAACGTGACGGCATCCTGCTCGCGGTCTCGGAGTACGCCCAGCCGGCCGGTTCTGAGCGGGCCGCCGTCGAGTGGGTGCGCTACCGCACGGTCGGCGATCTCACCATCACCGGAGCCGTCCGGTCGGAAGCCACCACCATCGACCGGGTGATCACCGAGATCTCGGCGGCCACCGTCTCCGAGCGCGGCGAGACCCGCGCCGATGACCGGACGTCCGTCGCCGCGATGGAAGACCGGAAACGGGAGGGCTACTTCTGA
- a CDS encoding TetR/AcrR family transcriptional regulator, with protein sequence MPTATEPAAVSGYEARWEQHNTERRAQILQAAVALIEENPPGAEISMVRIADRAGVAKSVVYRQFAGKEELERRVRSYVFDDFAAVLDTNLDVSNGSLRDILTRTVAAVADWMLDHPRLDEFVRRGPTFDSDGSLDAVSELKLRMTRQSEGIIATIAQTIGVDDSAFKTVPFAVVTMVEATLSAWTRGAAPERSREELVTHLADFAWYVLDGAARASGLEINRDDELTSVIAALTNRQASSPPL encoded by the coding sequence ATGCCGACCGCCACCGAACCTGCTGCGGTCAGCGGCTATGAGGCCCGCTGGGAGCAGCACAACACCGAGCGGCGGGCCCAGATCCTGCAGGCAGCGGTCGCGTTGATCGAGGAGAATCCACCGGGCGCCGAGATCTCGATGGTGCGTATCGCGGATCGTGCCGGGGTGGCGAAGTCGGTGGTATATCGCCAGTTCGCCGGCAAAGAAGAGCTCGAGCGACGTGTCCGGTCGTATGTGTTCGACGACTTCGCGGCGGTTCTCGACACCAACCTCGACGTCAGCAACGGCTCATTGCGCGACATCCTGACCCGCACCGTGGCGGCGGTGGCCGACTGGATGCTCGACCACCCGCGGCTCGACGAGTTCGTCCGGCGTGGGCCGACCTTCGACAGCGATGGCTCATTGGACGCGGTCAGCGAGCTCAAGCTCCGCATGACCAGGCAGTCCGAGGGGATCATCGCCACGATCGCGCAGACCATCGGGGTGGACGACAGCGCGTTCAAGACAGTCCCGTTCGCGGTGGTGACGATGGTGGAAGCCACCTTGTCGGCGTGGACCCGCGGTGCGGCGCCGGAGCGGTCACGGGAAGAACTCGTGACTCACCTGGCCGATTTCGCCTGGTATGTCCTGGACGGTGCGGCGCGCGCGAGCGGGCTGGAGATCAACCGCGATGACGAGTTGACGTCGGTGATCGCCGCGCTGACGAACCGTCAGGCCAGCAGCCCACCGTTGTAA
- a CDS encoding L,D-transpeptidase family protein: MRRLLALLCAGVLALACAPTAGAVDPPWFAPSVGNATQVISVVGVGGSKAKMDVWQRGPAGWQPIGAGIPAHIGANGMAPETHDGEMKTPMGVFTLDFAFGTAPNPGGGLQYVQVGPDHWWDGDMKSPTYNTMQVCQKAQCPFNTDPSSGTENLQIPQYKHAVVMGVNKARVPGNGGAFFVHTTDGGPTAGCVAIDDATLVKIMQWLRPGAVIAVAK, from the coding sequence ATGCGCCGACTGCTTGCCCTGCTGTGTGCCGGGGTGTTGGCACTGGCATGCGCACCCACCGCGGGTGCCGTCGACCCACCCTGGTTCGCCCCCTCGGTCGGCAACGCCACCCAGGTGATTTCGGTTGTCGGCGTGGGTGGTTCGAAGGCCAAGATGGATGTCTGGCAACGCGGGCCCGCAGGATGGCAGCCGATCGGCGCCGGGATACCGGCCCACATCGGCGCCAATGGCATGGCCCCGGAGACCCATGACGGTGAAATGAAGACGCCCATGGGCGTTTTCACCCTCGACTTCGCGTTCGGTACCGCACCCAATCCGGGTGGTGGCCTGCAGTACGTCCAGGTCGGCCCCGACCACTGGTGGGACGGCGACATGAAGAGCCCGACCTACAACACCATGCAGGTGTGTCAGAAGGCGCAGTGCCCGTTCAACACCGACCCGAGCAGCGGGACGGAGAACCTGCAGATTCCCCAGTACAAGCACGCTGTGGTGATGGGCGTCAACAAGGCCAGGGTGCCCGGCAACGGCGGCGCGTTCTTCGTGCACACCACCGATGGCGGGCCCACGGCGGGCTGCGTCGCGATCGATGACGCCACCTTGGTGAAGATCATGCAGTGGCTACGGCCAGGCGCCGTGATCGCCGTCGCGAAGTAG
- a CDS encoding phosphatase PAP2 family protein, with product MKTGARWLIVSAVVAVAVFAALWIGYAMQWTWLADLDDAGLAGPYRYGAAHPAWVTAWDVFCTALGPFAFRLVGLVMIVVALVRRRRRIALFLLLTVELSAVTTELAKFLVDRPRPATALVHALSTSFPSGHALGVMVSVLAVSVVAWPTLHPRLRGWWVAAGVLVVVAIGVGRVVLNVHHPSDVVAGWALGYAWFVAVYLLCPPYPATVTAVDETPAAPGNAR from the coding sequence GTGAAAACCGGGGCCAGGTGGCTGATCGTGAGCGCGGTAGTGGCTGTCGCGGTGTTCGCGGCGCTGTGGATCGGCTACGCGATGCAGTGGACTTGGCTGGCCGACCTGGACGACGCCGGGCTGGCAGGCCCGTACCGGTACGGCGCGGCGCACCCCGCCTGGGTGACGGCATGGGACGTGTTCTGCACGGCGCTCGGCCCGTTTGCGTTCCGGTTGGTGGGCCTGGTGATGATCGTGGTCGCATTGGTACGGCGGCGACGGCGCATCGCGCTGTTCCTGCTCTTGACGGTTGAGCTCAGTGCGGTGACGACCGAGCTGGCCAAGTTTCTGGTGGACCGTCCGCGCCCGGCCACCGCACTGGTCCACGCGCTCTCGACCTCGTTCCCGTCTGGGCACGCGCTGGGCGTGATGGTCTCGGTGCTGGCCGTGTCGGTCGTCGCGTGGCCGACGCTTCACCCGCGACTGCGGGGCTGGTGGGTGGCGGCCGGGGTGCTCGTGGTCGTCGCCATCGGGGTGGGGCGGGTCGTGCTCAACGTCCACCACCCCTCGGATGTGGTGGCGGGCTGGGCACTGGGTTACGCCTGGTTCGTGGCGGTCTACCTGCTGTGCCCGCCGTATCCGGCAACCGTCACGGCAGTGGACGAAACACCGGCAGCGCCCGGTAACGCACGCTGA
- a CDS encoding sulfatase family protein, whose amino-acid sequence MTEPQRQNLLVVHWHDLGRYLGVYGHPDVASPHLDRLAAEGILFTRAHATAPLCSPSRGSLFTGRYPQSNGLVGLAHHGWEYRAGVRTLPHLLAESGWHTALFGMQHETSYPANLGYAEFDVSNSFCEYVVEQATAWLADAPQQPFLLTAGFFETHRPYPHDRYEPADSVSVEVPDYLPDTRDVRDDLAEFYGSIAVADAKVGELLDALAAAGLDESTWVVFMTDHGPALPRAKSTLYDAGTGIALIVRPPRGSAVAPRRYDELFSGVDLLPTLLELLGVDIPGDVEGLSHASNLTATSEETDEVRSEVYTTKTYHDSFDPIRAIRTKEYSYIENYAARPLLDLPWDIADSPPGRVLGDRVLAPRPERELYDLVADPTERNNLLGPDATDKDEAIAENLALLLNDWRQKTLDVIPSEFAGTRISERYTQTYLSIHGRPATSRSAIAADRGITDTHQ is encoded by the coding sequence GTGACGGAGCCGCAACGGCAGAACCTGCTGGTCGTGCACTGGCATGACCTCGGCCGCTATCTCGGCGTGTACGGCCACCCGGATGTGGCCAGCCCACATCTCGATCGGCTCGCCGCCGAGGGGATCCTGTTCACCCGCGCACACGCCACCGCGCCGCTGTGCTCACCGTCCCGGGGTTCGCTGTTCACCGGCCGGTACCCGCAGAGCAACGGCCTGGTGGGCCTGGCCCACCACGGTTGGGAGTACCGCGCCGGAGTGCGCACCCTCCCCCACCTTCTCGCCGAATCAGGTTGGCACACCGCACTGTTCGGGATGCAACACGAGACGTCGTACCCGGCGAACCTCGGTTACGCCGAGTTCGACGTATCGAATTCGTTCTGCGAGTACGTCGTCGAGCAGGCCACCGCGTGGCTGGCCGATGCTCCGCAACAACCATTCCTGCTGACCGCCGGATTCTTCGAGACGCACCGCCCGTATCCCCATGACCGGTACGAACCGGCCGATTCGGTGTCCGTCGAAGTTCCCGACTACCTGCCCGACACCAGGGACGTGCGCGACGATCTCGCCGAGTTCTACGGGTCGATCGCGGTAGCTGACGCGAAGGTCGGCGAACTGCTCGACGCCTTGGCCGCCGCCGGCCTCGACGAGAGTACGTGGGTGGTCTTCATGACCGACCACGGGCCGGCGCTGCCCCGGGCCAAGTCGACGTTGTACGACGCGGGCACCGGCATCGCGCTCATCGTGCGTCCACCGCGGGGTTCTGCCGTTGCGCCGCGCCGCTATGACGAGTTGTTCAGTGGGGTCGATCTGCTGCCCACCCTGCTGGAGTTGCTCGGCGTCGATATCCCCGGCGACGTTGAGGGGCTGTCACACGCCAGCAACCTCACGGCAACCTCAGAAGAAACGGATGAAGTCCGTTCCGAGGTGTACACCACAAAGACCTATCACGATTCTTTCGACCCCATTCGTGCGATCCGCACAAAGGAATACAGCTATATCGAGAATTACGCGGCACGGCCATTGTTGGACCTGCCGTGGGATATCGCCGACAGCCCACCCGGACGGGTGCTCGGCGACCGGGTCCTCGCGCCGCGGCCCGAACGCGAACTGTATGACCTCGTCGCCGACCCGACCGAGCGCAACAACCTGCTCGGACCCGACGCCACCGACAAGGACGAGGCAATCGCGGAGAACCTCGCCCTATTGCTGAACGACTGGCGCCAGAAGACCCTCGACGTCATACCCTCTGAATTCGCGGGTACCCGCATTTCGGAGCGTTATACCCAGACATATCTGAGCATCCACGGCCGTCCCGCCACCAGCCGATCCGCCATCGCCGCCGACCGCGGCATCACCGATACCCATCAATAG
- the stf0 gene encoding trehalose 2-sulfotransferase: MSDHPTAYLVLASQRSGSTLLVESLRATGMAGEPQEFFQYLPTTSMSPQPREWFAGVEDESILRLLDPLVEGKPDLAPSEIWRDYIRTVGRTPNGVWGGKLMWNQTPLLLERAEGLPERSGPGLLSAIRDVIGSDPVLIHVYRPDVVSQAVSFWRAVQTRVWRGRPDPVRDARAEYHAGAIAYVIKMLQAQEEGWRSWFAEENISPIDVPYPYLWRNLTNVVATVLEALGLDPRLAPQPVLERQADQRSDEWVDRYRSDAEKEGLPV; encoded by the coding sequence ATGTCAGATCATCCGACTGCCTACCTGGTGCTCGCTTCCCAGCGCAGCGGCAGCACCTTGCTGGTGGAATCCCTGCGCGCCACCGGTATGGCCGGCGAGCCCCAGGAGTTCTTCCAGTACCTGCCGACCACCAGCATGTCGCCGCAGCCCCGGGAATGGTTCGCCGGCGTCGAGGACGAGTCGATCCTGCGCCTGCTCGATCCGCTGGTCGAAGGAAAGCCGGACCTGGCCCCGTCGGAGATCTGGCGCGACTACATCCGCACGGTCGGCCGAACCCCCAACGGGGTGTGGGGCGGCAAGCTGATGTGGAACCAGACCCCGTTGCTGCTGGAGCGCGCCGAGGGCCTTCCCGAGCGTTCCGGGCCCGGTTTGCTCTCCGCGATCCGCGACGTCATCGGCAGCGACCCGGTGCTGATCCACGTCTACCGTCCCGACGTTGTGTCTCAGGCGGTTTCGTTCTGGCGCGCGGTGCAGACCAGGGTCTGGCGTGGCCGGCCCGATCCGGTACGGGATGCGCGCGCCGAGTACCACGCCGGCGCCATCGCGTACGTGATCAAGATGCTGCAGGCCCAGGAGGAGGGATGGCGCTCCTGGTTCGCCGAGGAGAACATCTCCCCCATCGACGTGCCGTATCCCTACCTGTGGCGCAACCTCACGAACGTGGTGGCCACAGTGCTGGAAGCGCTCGGCCTGGATCCGCGACTGGCACCGCAGCCGGTGCTGGAACGCCAGGCCGACCAGCGGTCCGACGAATGGGTGGATCGCTACCGCAGTGACGCCGAGAAGGAGGGGTTGCCGGTATGA
- a CDS encoding nuclear transport factor 2 family protein, which yields MGDIDDIKQVKYRYLRALDTKHWDEFADTLTEDIAGDYGQSMGKTLHFTDRDSLVEYMKSSLGPEVITEHRVAHPEIEVNGDEATATWYLQDRVIVPSMNFMLFGSAFYHDRYRKTADGWKISGTGYDRTYDATLSLEGLNFKLEPGTALNI from the coding sequence ATGGGTGACATCGACGACATCAAGCAAGTCAAATACCGGTACCTACGTGCCCTCGATACCAAGCACTGGGACGAGTTCGCCGACACCCTCACCGAGGACATCGCCGGCGACTACGGGCAGTCCATGGGCAAGACGCTGCATTTCACCGACCGCGACTCACTGGTCGAGTACATGAAGAGCTCGTTGGGCCCCGAGGTCATCACCGAGCATCGCGTCGCGCACCCGGAGATCGAGGTGAACGGCGACGAGGCGACCGCCACCTGGTACCTCCAGGACCGGGTGATCGTCCCCAGCATGAATTTCATGCTGTTCGGCTCGGCGTTCTATCACGACCGCTACCGGAAGACCGCCGACGGCTGGAAGATCAGCGGCACCGGATACGACCGCACCTACGACGCCACGCTGTCGTTGGAGGGACTCAACTTCAAGCTGGAACCCGGTACCGCCCTTAATATCTGA
- a CDS encoding bifunctional phosphatase PAP2/diacylglycerol kinase family protein: MDVRAIGKGLGTLDREVFEAVAESPSPLLDAVMPRLTRAADHSKLWFGIAVAMGALGSTSVRRGVARGVVSLAVTSLLTNQVAKRIWQRPRPDHRLIPVARRIRRMPTSHSLPSGHSASAAAFAVGVGLESPAAGLPLALLAGLVGLSRVATGAHYPGDVFAGFGIGAAIAVLGARVVPTVPAATLPKSDPLRFPTEPRPDGAGVALVINPASGDGTGARIIDEVRKALPHAEIIELGDDDDIEEVLRETAARTDVLAVGGGDGTVACAAGIAVDAGVPLAVFPGGTFNHFAKDIGCESVAQTVKAITEGSAAYVDLVCLNEERMVINTASIGAYPKYVRTRERLEHRMGKRLAGMYALYLTLRREAPVRISYDNKTLETELFFLGNSTYFPSGFAPSQRPRLDDGLIDVRILETGRRFSRLRIATAVALGRLERSPLYHELQVPQFRFVAVDGPTTVAHDGEVGEALSEASFSVRYRALPVFRPLP; this comes from the coding sequence ATGGACGTGCGCGCGATCGGCAAGGGACTGGGAACGCTGGACCGCGAGGTCTTCGAGGCGGTGGCCGAGTCACCGAGCCCGCTACTGGACGCCGTGATGCCCAGGCTGACCAGGGCTGCAGACCATTCCAAGCTGTGGTTTGGCATCGCGGTCGCAATGGGCGCGCTGGGCAGCACGTCGGTGCGGCGCGGGGTCGCGCGCGGTGTGGTCAGCCTGGCGGTGACGAGCCTGCTGACCAATCAGGTGGCCAAGCGGATCTGGCAGCGGCCCCGGCCGGATCACCGCCTGATCCCGGTGGCGCGGCGGATCCGGCGGATGCCGACATCGCATTCACTGCCGTCGGGCCACTCTGCGAGCGCGGCGGCCTTCGCGGTGGGGGTCGGCCTGGAGTCCCCGGCGGCCGGCCTGCCGTTGGCGCTGCTGGCCGGCCTGGTCGGGTTGTCCCGGGTCGCCACCGGTGCGCACTATCCCGGTGACGTGTTCGCCGGATTCGGCATCGGCGCCGCGATCGCGGTCCTCGGCGCCCGCGTCGTACCCACCGTCCCCGCTGCCACACTGCCGAAGTCCGATCCACTACGGTTCCCCACCGAGCCCCGGCCGGACGGCGCCGGCGTCGCACTGGTGATCAACCCGGCCTCCGGCGACGGGACCGGCGCGCGAATCATCGATGAGGTCCGAAAGGCCTTGCCACACGCGGAGATCATCGAACTCGGCGATGACGATGACATCGAGGAGGTGTTGCGGGAGACCGCCGCCCGTACCGACGTGCTCGCGGTGGGGGGCGGCGACGGCACGGTGGCATGCGCGGCAGGCATCGCCGTCGACGCGGGTGTTCCGCTTGCGGTGTTCCCCGGCGGGACGTTCAACCACTTCGCCAAGGACATCGGCTGCGAATCGGTGGCCCAGACAGTCAAGGCGATCACCGAAGGCTCCGCGGCCTATGTCGACCTGGTCTGCCTCAATGAGGAACGCATGGTGATCAACACCGCCAGCATCGGCGCCTACCCGAAGTACGTGCGCACGCGGGAGAGGCTCGAGCACCGGATGGGCAAGCGGTTGGCCGGGATGTACGCGCTGTACCTCACGCTGCGCCGGGAAGCGCCGGTCCGGATCAGCTACGACAACAAGACCCTGGAGACCGAGTTGTTCTTCCTGGGCAACTCGACGTACTTCCCGTCCGGATTCGCGCCGTCTCAGCGCCCACGCCTCGACGACGGGCTGATCGACGTGCGGATCCTTGAGACCGGGCGACGCTTCAGCCGCCTGCGCATCGCGACGGCTGTCGCCCTGGGCCGGCTCGAACGCAGCCCGCTGTATCACGAGCTACAGGTGCCGCAGTTCCGATTCGTCGCCGTCGACGGGCCCACCACCGTGGCCCATGACGGCGAGGTCGGCGAGGCGCTCAGCGAGGCCAGTTTCAGCGTGCGTTACCGGGCGCTGCCGGTGTTTCGTCCACTGCCGTGA
- a CDS encoding FAD-dependent oxidoreductase, which translates to MPHVITQSCCSDASCVYACPVNCIHPTPDEPDFHTAQMLYVDPVECVDCGACVTACPVDAIKPHTKLTGAEDVFATMNADFYATPRPRPILAPVVPPLEVRTGADLRVAIVGSGPAAMYAAEEVLTIPGARVRIYERLTRPYGLARFGVAPDHRRTRGVTRQFDHIAADPRLEMRLGVEIGSHVTHDDLLNEHHAVIYAVGASTDRRLDIPGIELPGVTSATEFVAWYNDHPDHTGRSFDLSHRRAVIVGNGNVALDVARILTIDPDLLADTEIAPHALKALRDSAIEEVVVVGRRGIEQSAFTVPELVGLCSTPGVDVVVRDEDLRTLPASDPRSAILRAGPHGTGNRRIVLEYLLSPTAILGQCAATGVEFVHNELVAAPDGSTRVKSTGLQQVIEAGLVLTSIGYRGMPVPGLPFDDDTATVPNDGGRVPGVPGAFVTGWIKRGPTGFIGTNKSCAQETVRSLIADYNGGLLA; encoded by the coding sequence ATGCCCCACGTCATCACGCAGTCCTGCTGCAGCGACGCGTCGTGCGTCTACGCCTGCCCGGTCAACTGCATCCACCCCACACCCGACGAACCCGACTTCCACACCGCGCAGATGCTCTACGTCGACCCTGTCGAGTGCGTCGACTGCGGGGCGTGTGTGACGGCATGCCCGGTGGACGCGATCAAACCGCACACCAAGCTGACCGGCGCGGAGGACGTGTTCGCCACGATGAACGCCGATTTCTACGCCACGCCCCGGCCCAGGCCGATTCTGGCGCCGGTGGTCCCTCCGCTCGAGGTTCGTACCGGCGCTGACCTGCGCGTCGCGATCGTCGGATCCGGACCGGCCGCGATGTACGCCGCCGAAGAGGTGTTGACCATTCCCGGTGCCCGGGTCCGGATCTACGAACGGCTCACCCGGCCATACGGTTTGGCCCGTTTCGGGGTGGCACCCGATCATCGACGAACCCGCGGGGTGACCCGCCAGTTCGACCACATCGCCGCCGACCCACGTCTGGAGATGCGGCTCGGTGTCGAGATCGGCAGCCACGTCACCCATGACGACCTGCTGAATGAGCATCACGCCGTCATCTACGCCGTCGGTGCCTCGACGGACCGGCGCCTCGACATCCCGGGCATCGAGCTGCCCGGCGTCACCTCGGCCACCGAGTTCGTCGCCTGGTACAACGACCATCCTGATCACACCGGCCGGTCCTTCGACCTATCCCACCGTCGCGCGGTCATTGTCGGCAACGGCAACGTCGCCCTCGACGTGGCTCGCATCCTCACCATCGACCCGGACCTACTGGCGGACACCGAGATCGCGCCGCACGCACTGAAAGCTCTGCGCGACAGTGCGATCGAAGAGGTGGTCGTGGTGGGCCGGCGCGGGATCGAGCAGTCCGCGTTCACGGTCCCCGAACTGGTCGGACTGTGCTCGACACCGGGTGTCGACGTCGTCGTCCGTGACGAGGACCTGCGCACCCTGCCCGCGTCGGACCCCAGGTCCGCGATCTTGCGCGCGGGGCCACACGGAACGGGCAATCGCCGGATCGTGCTCGAGTACCTGTTGTCGCCGACCGCGATCCTCGGCCAGTGCGCGGCGACCGGCGTGGAATTCGTCCACAACGAACTCGTCGCCGCGCCCGACGGTTCGACCCGGGTGAAATCGACTGGGCTGCAACAGGTCATCGAGGCCGGCCTGGTGCTGACCTCGATCGGGTATCGCGGTATGCCTGTGCCGGGGCTGCCGTTCGACGACGACACTGCCACGGTGCCGAATGACGGCGGCCGGGTGCCGGGCGTCCCGGGCGCGTTCGTCACCGGGTGGATCAAGCGCGGGCCGACCGGTTTCATCGGGACCAACAAGTCCTGTGCGCAGGAGACCGTCCGCAGCCTGATAGCCGATTACAACGGTGGGCTGCTGGCCTGA